The proteins below are encoded in one region of Sideroxydans lithotrophicus ES-1:
- a CDS encoding superoxide dismutase, producing MEHQLPPLPYPREALAPHMSAETFDYHYAKHHQAYVTNLNNLIKGTEYENLELEAIIKKAPAGGIYNNSAQVWNHTFFWNCMKPQGGGAPAGKLAEAINKKWGNLDDFKKAFQTSAVGNFGSGWTWLVKKADGSLDIVNMGAAGTPLTTGDKALLCVDVWEHAYYIDYRNMRPKFVETFLNNLVNWDFVAKNFA from the coding sequence ATGGAACACCAACTGCCCCCTCTGCCATATCCACGCGAAGCGCTCGCGCCGCACATGTCCGCCGAGACTTTCGATTACCACTATGCCAAACACCATCAGGCCTACGTTACCAACCTGAACAACCTGATCAAGGGTACCGAATACGAGAACCTGGAACTGGAAGCTATCATCAAGAAGGCCCCGGCAGGCGGCATCTACAACAACTCCGCCCAAGTGTGGAACCACACTTTCTTCTGGAACTGCATGAAGCCGCAGGGCGGCGGTGCACCTGCAGGCAAACTGGCCGAAGCCATCAACAAGAAGTGGGGCAACCTGGACGACTTCAAGAAAGCCTTCCAGACTTCCGCCGTGGGCAACTTCGGTTCCGGCTGGACCTGGCTGGTGAAGAAGGCCGACGGTTCGCTGGATATCGTCAACATGGGTGCCGCCGGTACGCCGCTGACCACCGGCGACAAGGCGCTGCTGTGCGTGGATGTATGGGAGCATGCCTATTACATCGACTACCGCAATATGCGTCCCAAATTCGTCGAGACCTTCCTCAACAATCTGGTGAACTGGGATTTCGTGGCGAAGAACTTCGCCTGA
- the lipA gene encoding lipoyl synthase, which translates to MNDTHKQTGAAKTARNPIKIVPLQERLRKPQWIRVKPGNGAGYSEVKRMLREHKLHTVCEEASCPNIGECFGKGTASFMILGDVCTRRCPFCDVAHGKPLPPDADEPGNLAHSIGLLKLRYVVITSVDRDDLRDGGAKHFADCLTAIRATSPGTKLETLVPDFRGRLDIALDALAESLPDVLNHNLETVPRLYPMARPGADYAHSLKLLKDFKARFPQVTTKSGLMLGLGETDEEVLQVMRDLRAHDVEMLTLGQYLQPSDGHLPVLRYVPLETFKMFEDAAKEMGFSHAACAPMVRSSYFADIQAEHAGV; encoded by the coding sequence ATGAATGACACCCACAAACAGACCGGCGCAGCCAAGACCGCGCGCAATCCGATCAAGATCGTGCCCCTGCAGGAGCGCCTGCGAAAACCGCAATGGATACGGGTCAAACCCGGCAACGGCGCGGGATACAGCGAAGTGAAGCGCATGCTGCGCGAACACAAGCTGCACACCGTGTGCGAGGAGGCATCCTGCCCCAACATCGGCGAATGTTTCGGCAAGGGCACCGCCAGCTTCATGATCCTGGGCGATGTCTGCACGAGACGCTGCCCCTTCTGCGACGTGGCACACGGCAAACCGTTGCCGCCGGATGCCGACGAACCCGGCAACCTCGCCCACTCCATCGGTCTGCTCAAACTCAGGTACGTTGTCATCACCAGTGTCGACCGGGATGACCTTCGCGACGGCGGCGCAAAACACTTTGCCGATTGCCTTACGGCCATTCGCGCCACATCGCCCGGAACCAAGCTGGAGACGCTGGTACCTGACTTCCGTGGTCGCCTCGACATCGCGCTGGATGCGCTGGCCGAGAGCCTGCCGGATGTGCTCAACCACAACCTGGAGACCGTGCCGCGCCTGTATCCAATGGCACGCCCCGGTGCCGATTACGCGCATTCGCTCAAACTGCTCAAGGACTTCAAGGCCCGTTTCCCGCAAGTGACGACCAAGTCCGGCCTGATGCTGGGCCTGGGCGAGACCGACGAGGAAGTGCTGCAGGTCATGCGCGACCTGCGCGCGCACGATGTCGAGATGCTCACGTTGGGTCAATATCTGCAACCCTCGGACGGCCACCTGCCAGTATTGCGCTATGTTCCGCTGGAGACCTTCAAGATGTTCGAGGATGCGGCAAAAGAGATGGGGTTCTCGCACGCAGCCTGCGCACCGATGGTGCGCTCAAGCTATTTTGCGGACATCCAGGCCGAACACGCCGGAGTGTAA
- a CDS encoding SH3 domain-containing protein → MKIAGIRTIVVCALLCAQTAWAAESGTLLKAEELKAEPYRDAKTVKALAAGEKVSILGKQGGWFKVKTGKGNGWVHMLSVRKGDVPKGASASSGLLALSSGRAGTGKVVATTGVRGLNEEELKAAKFNEQEVRLAESYAVKLADAKKFAAQGKLVARPFDYLPAGQ, encoded by the coding sequence ATGAAGATAGCCGGGATTCGAACAATCGTCGTGTGCGCGCTGCTGTGTGCGCAGACTGCATGGGCGGCGGAAAGCGGTACGCTGTTGAAAGCCGAAGAGCTGAAAGCGGAGCCGTACCGCGACGCGAAGACCGTCAAGGCGCTGGCTGCAGGCGAGAAGGTGTCCATCCTGGGTAAGCAGGGGGGCTGGTTCAAGGTCAAGACAGGCAAGGGCAACGGCTGGGTGCACATGTTGAGCGTGCGCAAGGGCGATGTCCCCAAAGGGGCAAGCGCCTCCTCCGGATTGCTGGCGCTGTCGTCCGGTCGCGCCGGAACCGGTAAAGTGGTGGCGACCACCGGTGTGCGTGGACTGAATGAAGAAGAATTGAAGGCGGCGAAATTCAATGAGCAGGAGGTACGGCTTGCCGAATCCTATGCAGTCAAACTGGCCGATGCAAAAAAATTCGCCGCGCAAGGAAAACTGGTTGCGCGTCCGTTCGATTATCTGCCGGCCGGACAGTAA
- a CDS encoding M48 family metalloprotease gives MKTMMKWMSVAGLACVAMNVSALDLGGLRDQLKAELPVNPKVIAAMKEIKGSDEAEEIAIGRQIAGDLLGAAPLVKDARLQKYVNQVGTWVASQSERPELPWHFGVIQSEDVNAFAAPGGYIFVTLGLYRLLQNEADLAGVLGHEIGHVIRKHHLKLLQQSKLVEAGSKALSKEVGGNDKVQQMIGSGAEIVARSLDKDAEFEADRIGVVLATRAGYDAYGLPSVLQQIGHFAKDEGSVALLFKTHPLPDARLARLDSAMGDRFDRIKGLTVSSRFYRPKL, from the coding sequence ATGAAGACGATGATGAAATGGATGTCGGTTGCTGGTTTGGCATGCGTTGCCATGAACGTTTCGGCGTTGGATCTGGGCGGTTTGCGCGACCAGCTCAAGGCCGAATTGCCGGTCAACCCCAAGGTGATCGCCGCGATGAAGGAGATCAAGGGGTCGGATGAAGCAGAAGAGATCGCAATCGGCAGGCAGATCGCAGGCGACCTGCTGGGGGCAGCGCCGCTGGTGAAAGATGCTAGGTTGCAGAAATACGTGAACCAGGTCGGTACCTGGGTGGCGAGCCAGAGCGAGCGTCCCGAACTGCCCTGGCATTTTGGTGTGATCCAGTCTGAGGACGTGAACGCGTTCGCTGCGCCAGGCGGCTATATCTTTGTCACGCTGGGCCTGTACCGCCTGCTGCAGAACGAAGCGGATCTGGCTGGTGTGTTGGGGCACGAGATCGGGCACGTCATCCGCAAGCATCATCTGAAGCTGTTGCAGCAGAGCAAGCTGGTGGAGGCAGGCAGCAAGGCGCTGTCGAAAGAGGTCGGCGGCAACGACAAGGTGCAGCAGATGATCGGCAGCGGTGCCGAGATCGTCGCACGCTCGCTCGACAAGGATGCAGAGTTCGAGGCGGACCGCATCGGTGTGGTGCTGGCGACGCGTGCCGGTTATGACGCTTATGGCTTGCCGAGCGTGCTGCAGCAGATCGGGCACTTTGCCAAGGACGAGGGCAGCGTTGCCTTGCTGTTCAAGACCCACCCGCTGCCCGATGCACGTCTGGCCAGACTCGACAGCGCCATGGGCGACCGTTTCGACCGCATCAAGGGGCTGACCGTGAGCTCGCGTTTCTATCGCCCGAAGCTTTGA
- a CDS encoding helicase HerA-like domain-containing protein, translating into MTAPLLVAKNDKVELELLPQMANRHGLITGATGTGKTVTLQTLAESFSRIGVPVFMSDIKGDLSGISKIGGGNAKVQARVEQLKLEGYTNRAFPVTFWDVEGKQGHPVRATVSDMGPLLLGRMLNLNDTQQGVLTLVFKIADDSGMLLLDFKDLRAMVQHVGDNSKDFTTEYGNISTASIGAIQRGLLELDSQGAEQFFGEPMLNIDDLMQTDSKGNGMINILAADKLMQSPKVYSTLLLWLLSELFEHLPEAGDLDKPKLVFFFDEAHLLFNDAPTALIDKIEQVVRLIRSKGVGVYFVTQNPMDVPDNILGQLGNRVQHALRAFSPRDQKAVRAAAETMRDNPQLDEAAVITELGVGEALVSLLDEKGRPAIVERALIVPPQAQIGPITDAERQAIIQSSLLAGHYEQVIDRESAYEILKGRTAQKQAEAEKTTPAAATGNGVMDGLLGGLLGGGNSRRQGVGEAMVKSVVRTVGAELGRQLVRGVMGSLLGSSGSRRK; encoded by the coding sequence ATGACCGCACCGTTACTCGTCGCAAAAAACGACAAAGTCGAACTCGAACTGCTGCCGCAGATGGCGAACCGCCACGGCCTCATCACTGGCGCAACCGGCACCGGCAAGACGGTGACGCTGCAAACGCTGGCGGAATCATTCAGCCGTATCGGGGTGCCGGTGTTCATGTCCGACATCAAGGGCGACCTGTCCGGAATTTCGAAGATCGGCGGCGGCAATGCCAAGGTGCAGGCACGCGTCGAGCAACTGAAGCTGGAAGGCTACACGAACCGCGCCTTCCCGGTGACGTTCTGGGACGTGGAAGGTAAACAGGGCCATCCCGTGCGTGCCACGGTATCGGACATGGGGCCGCTGCTGCTCGGGCGCATGCTCAACCTCAACGACACACAGCAGGGCGTACTCACACTGGTGTTCAAGATCGCCGACGACAGCGGCATGTTGCTGCTCGATTTCAAGGACCTGCGTGCGATGGTGCAGCATGTCGGCGATAACTCGAAGGATTTCACCACCGAATACGGCAACATCTCCACCGCCAGCATCGGCGCGATCCAGCGCGGCTTGCTGGAACTGGACAGCCAGGGCGCGGAGCAGTTTTTCGGCGAACCGATGTTGAACATCGACGACCTGATGCAGACCGACAGCAAGGGCAACGGCATGATCAACATCCTCGCTGCCGACAAGCTGATGCAATCGCCCAAGGTTTATTCGACGCTGTTGCTGTGGCTGCTATCCGAGTTGTTCGAACACCTGCCGGAAGCGGGCGACCTGGACAAACCCAAGCTGGTGTTCTTCTTCGACGAAGCGCACCTGCTGTTCAACGACGCACCCACCGCGCTCATCGACAAGATCGAACAGGTGGTGCGGCTGATCCGCTCCAAGGGCGTGGGCGTCTATTTCGTCACCCAGAATCCCATGGACGTGCCGGACAATATCCTCGGCCAGCTCGGCAACCGCGTGCAGCATGCCTTGCGCGCCTTCTCACCGCGCGACCAGAAGGCCGTGCGTGCCGCCGCCGAGACCATGCGTGACAATCCGCAGCTGGACGAAGCCGCAGTCATCACCGAACTCGGCGTGGGCGAGGCACTGGTTTCGTTGCTGGACGAGAAAGGCCGCCCCGCCATCGTCGAGCGCGCCCTCATCGTGCCGCCGCAGGCGCAGATCGGGCCGATCACCGATGCAGAACGACAGGCCATCATCCAATCTTCGCTGCTGGCTGGACATTACGAACAAGTCATCGACCGCGAATCTGCCTACGAAATCCTTAAAGGACGCACTGCACAGAAACAGGCCGAAGCAGAAAAAACGACCCCTGCCGCCGCGACGGGGAACGGCGTGATGGATGGTCTGCTCGGCGGCCTTCTGGGCGGAGGCAACTCACGTCGGCAGGGCGTGGGCGAAGCCATGGTGAAGAGCGTGGTGCGCACCGTCGGTGCCGAGCTCGGCCGTCAGCTGGTACGCGGCGTGATGGGTTCACTGCTGGGCAGCAGTGGCAGCCGCCGCAAATAA
- the arfB gene encoding alternative ribosome rescue aminoacyl-tRNA hydrolase ArfB, with protein MLYIVHNVVIPEREIELTAVRAQGAGGQNVNKVSSAVHLRFDIAASSLPPEFKERLLQLSDQRITRDGVVVIKAQEFRNQEQNRNEALRRLKSLLMSIAVKPKPRVATKPSRSSQKKRLESKTRRGETKSLRGRVTE; from the coding sequence CGTCGTCATCCCGGAACGCGAGATCGAACTGACTGCCGTGCGCGCGCAGGGCGCGGGCGGGCAGAACGTGAACAAGGTGTCGAGTGCGGTACATCTGCGCTTCGACATCGCTGCTTCATCCCTGCCGCCGGAATTCAAGGAACGGCTGTTGCAACTCAGCGACCAGCGCATCACCAGGGACGGCGTGGTTGTCATCAAGGCGCAGGAATTCCGCAATCAGGAACAGAACCGCAACGAGGCATTGCGGCGACTGAAATCCCTGCTGATGTCGATCGCGGTCAAGCCGAAGCCGCGCGTGGCCACCAAGCCGAGCCGCAGTTCGCAGAAGAAGCGATTGGAAAGCAAGACCAGGCGCGGTGAAACCAAGTCGTTGCGGGGGAGAGTGACTGAGTGA
- a CDS encoding DNA alkylation repair protein, protein MSTSATTISKELRALASPEIACKQQRYFKTGPGQYGEGDTFLGIKVPPLRALAKRHRDAGLDAVSKLLDSRYHEERLLALLLLMQHYQRSDDESRTAAYELYLGKTPRINNWDLVDVSAPHIVGRHLQERPRKILHQLARSPSLWEKRIAIISTLCFIRHNDFGDTLRIAETLLHDEHDLMHKAVGWMLREVGKRDLAAEEDFLERHYRDMPRTMLRYAIERFSEAKRQNYLSGKI, encoded by the coding sequence ATGAGCACATCTGCAACCACGATCAGCAAAGAATTGCGCGCACTGGCTTCACCCGAGATTGCGTGCAAGCAACAACGTTATTTCAAGACCGGGCCGGGGCAATACGGCGAAGGTGACACATTCCTCGGCATCAAGGTGCCGCCATTGCGTGCGCTGGCCAAACGCCACCGCGATGCCGGCCTCGATGCCGTCTCCAAATTGCTGGATTCTCGTTACCACGAAGAGCGCCTGCTCGCCCTGTTACTGTTGATGCAACACTATCAACGCAGCGACGATGAGAGCCGGACAGCCGCGTATGAACTCTATCTGGGCAAAACTCCCCGCATCAACAACTGGGACCTGGTGGATGTCAGTGCACCGCACATCGTGGGCCGTCATCTGCAGGAGCGCCCGCGCAAGATCCTGCACCAGCTGGCACGCTCGCCCTCGCTGTGGGAAAAGCGCATCGCAATCATTTCCACGTTGTGCTTCATCCGCCATAACGATTTCGGCGACACGCTGCGAATCGCCGAAACGCTGCTGCATGACGAGCATGACCTGATGCACAAGGCCGTTGGCTGGATGCTGCGCGAAGTGGGCAAGCGCGATCTGGCTGCCGAAGAAGATTTCCTGGAACGACATTACCGCGACATGCCGCGCACCATGCTGCGCTACGCCATTGAACGCTTCTCCGAGGCCAAACGCCAAAATTACCTGTCAGGAAAAATATAG
- a CDS encoding CHASE2 domain-containing protein, producing the protein MNLRLFLLSRFRFAFEAFSNLLARRWKRNFYLYLAVLFTVFAVLDTAFLHITSEMRTAAFDAMVRHRLAPPKPDPDIVIADIDEASLAAMAKDYGRWPWPRQVLGEFLEGVEKQKPKAVVFDILFSDADVFNPDSDTYFDAAIAATGNTFFPMLRLDPASDALSEVRVAQIPGVTALPDAEVNRDATIGVVLPHFQSALAGGRLGTHNVYPDADGVVRSYPVFIAKDGWRIPSLPSRIGREFGWPTPTTERMLLNWRGMPFSYHYVSLADVFADMGSKNKQRPQDEFKDKIVIIGSTASGLFDLRATPMARLHPGVEVLATAIDNYKHGDSLRFPEGRIWYLLITLAIIWLTAWAFYREEGRGNIDKLFGLSQIILIGFSFASINFTNTYINLAGPVMLGIAYFTLARLYATATGKALEQNMVRVATARADDLQATLLLIRFDGRRNVIPDSVLEKIRLGLKRIGSRDKSVEVLSGAQRGLWGLFEKTIAISWVAAADDDAAQKAIATDLEKILDELQPLLRKFLLHVEGAESHTVHSGRIQGGEQAAAGWRALFAEALLKWEKSS; encoded by the coding sequence ATGAACCTGCGCCTATTCCTGCTCAGCCGTTTCCGTTTCGCATTCGAGGCGTTCTCGAACCTGCTGGCGCGCCGATGGAAACGTAATTTCTATCTGTATCTGGCGGTATTGTTCACGGTGTTCGCCGTCCTTGATACGGCCTTTTTGCATATCACCAGCGAGATGCGCACGGCGGCGTTCGATGCCATGGTGCGTCATCGTCTGGCTCCGCCCAAGCCCGATCCGGATATTGTCATCGCCGATATCGACGAGGCCAGCCTGGCGGCGATGGCCAAGGATTACGGACGCTGGCCGTGGCCACGGCAGGTGCTGGGGGAGTTCCTCGAAGGTGTCGAGAAACAGAAGCCGAAGGCGGTGGTGTTCGACATCCTGTTCAGCGACGCGGACGTGTTCAATCCGGACAGCGATACCTATTTCGATGCGGCCATCGCGGCGACCGGCAACACCTTCTTCCCGATGTTGCGTCTCGATCCTGCCAGCGATGCATTGAGCGAGGTCAGGGTGGCGCAGATCCCCGGCGTGACGGCCTTGCCCGATGCGGAGGTGAACCGCGATGCGACCATCGGCGTGGTGCTGCCGCATTTCCAGTCGGCATTGGCAGGCGGGCGATTGGGGACGCACAACGTTTATCCCGACGCGGACGGTGTGGTGCGCAGCTATCCGGTGTTCATCGCCAAGGACGGCTGGCGTATTCCTTCGTTGCCTTCACGCATCGGGCGCGAGTTCGGCTGGCCGACGCCGACGACGGAACGCATGCTGCTCAATTGGCGCGGAATGCCGTTCAGCTACCACTACGTGAGCCTCGCAGACGTTTTTGCAGACATGGGCAGCAAGAACAAGCAGCGTCCGCAGGATGAGTTCAAGGACAAGATCGTCATCATCGGCTCTACCGCGTCCGGCCTGTTCGATCTGCGTGCAACGCCGATGGCACGCCTGCATCCCGGGGTGGAGGTGCTGGCGACCGCCATCGACAACTACAAGCACGGCGATTCGCTGCGCTTTCCCGAAGGGCGCATCTGGTACCTGCTCATTACGCTCGCCATCATCTGGCTTACCGCATGGGCGTTCTATCGCGAAGAGGGGCGCGGCAACATCGACAAGCTGTTCGGTCTGTCGCAAATCATCCTGATCGGTTTCTCGTTCGCCAGCATCAATTTCACCAACACCTATATCAATCTGGCCGGACCGGTGATGCTGGGTATCGCCTACTTCACGCTGGCCCGGCTGTATGCTACGGCGACCGGCAAGGCACTGGAGCAGAACATGGTGCGTGTGGCGACGGCACGTGCCGATGACTTGCAGGCCACGTTGCTGCTGATCCGCTTCGATGGCCGGCGCAACGTGATCCCGGACAGCGTGCTGGAGAAGATCCGCCTCGGACTTAAGCGCATCGGTTCCAGAGACAAGAGCGTGGAAGTGTTGAGCGGTGCGCAACGCGGATTGTGGGGCCTGTTCGAGAAGACCATCGCCATCTCGTGGGTGGCGGCCGCGGATGATGATGCGGCGCAAAAGGCGATCGCAACCGATCTGGAAAAGATATTGGACGAACTGCAGCCATTGCTGCGCAAGTTTCTGCTGCATGTCGAGGGGGCGGAAAGCCATACGGTACACAGTGGCCGGATACAAGGTGGCGAACAGGCGGCGGCTGGCTGGCGCGCATTGTTTGCAGAAGCATTACTCAAGTGGGAGAAGTCATCATGA